The Carcharodon carcharias isolate sCarCar2 chromosome 17, sCarCar2.pri, whole genome shotgun sequence DNA segment cccttggatggtgaggagaggggatgtaaaggggcaggtgttgcaccttctgcagttgcatggcaaggtgctgtgggagggggttgaggtgtagggggtgatggaggagaggaccagggtgtcccggagggaacgatccttgcAGAATGccatgggggtggggcggggggtgaaaggaagatgtgtttggtggtggcatcatgctggagttggcggaaatggcggaggatgatcctttgaatgcggaggctgatggggagataagtgaggacaagggggaccctatcacggttctgggagggagaggaaggtgtgagggtggaaaacctcagttaaggaagaaggaagacatgtcagaggaacggttttggaaagtggcatcatcagaactgatgcgacggaggcaaaggaactgagagaatgggatggagtccttacaggaagtggggtgtgaggagctgtagtcaagatagctgtgggagtcggtaggcttgtagtgaatatatataaaaaaactgcggatgctggaaatccaaaacaaaaacagaattacctggaaaaactcagcaggtctggcagcatcggcggagaagaaaagagttgatgttttgagtccttatgacccttcaacagaactgttgccagttctgttggagggtcatgaggactcgaaatgtcaactctttccttctccgccgatgctgccagacctgctgagtttttccaggtaattctgtttttgttttgtaatgaatattggtggacagtctatcaccagaaattgagacagagaggtcaaggaagggaagtgtcagctcACTTGAGTTGAGTTGCAGTGCAGCAATCAGTAAGCTTCTACAATCACAAATCTCAGTCTGCTCAACTGAGCAATGTGATGACTCAGTTATTATCAAGCTCAGCCCAAGCACTGAACTGAGATGCCCCAGAAAGACAAAagcttctttttaaaatatcgaGTTTTACATCAGTTCCTTGGATTATGAATGTGATGGTGTTATACTGACATCTAGTGGTGCATTTCTTAAAGCTATGTTGCCTTCAAATTCTCTCCGGTCAATTCACACCCACCATCTTCCTCTATTTGACAGTGCAGGTTCCTGAGCTATAGCTACTTGCCAGTGCTGAAGCCTCTCATTGCTGATGTGGGAACTCAACCAGATTGTAATATCAGCCTATGACCTGCCAGCTgtttccactctccattgcagaGCTATTTTGCCAAATTTACTCTTCTTCTTGTAACATTATTACCTGATTTAAGTTTTCACTGAGAGCTCAAGGCCACTAGACTGTGATAGCTGTTCTCAAACACAGACCGAATCTAGGATCGTTTCAATTTCTGTTCCACAGTACAGATTTTGGATAGCTCATCACTCCAAAATCTCTAACATGGCTTACAATTAAAGTGATCCAAATTTACCTGCTATATCCCATGCTGTATTGCACATGCATCCCTGCAAATTCCTTTCATAATCACCAACTTGTGAATTCCAAAAGTCTGATATTTTCTGTCGTCTCACTCGACGGGACCTCGCAGACCAATTGGAAATTGAAAGCAGATGGCAAAGGGACAGCTCAAGTTATTGAAGTTCAGGATACGCCATGAGGACCCTCCAGTGCACTGTCTCCACAGCTTAGAGACTCCACTCTCTGCTCTGCTCATTCAAATTGATTCATTCCTCCAACTGCAGTGTGTGGACACAACACTATGACCTCAGTCGAGTGTTTCCAGACTTAAACTCGACTGGTTTTGCAAAGCAGCCTTGCTGCTTGCTGCCCTGCAGCGATGAAACTTCTATTGCAGCAAGTCTGTCTTTTACCTGGTTGAATAACCGCTCTTTCCTCACCATGCTTCTTGATGTTTATCGAACCTATCGTATAAATCCAAGTTATTGACTTTGTCATATCAGCCTTCAATTTGATCTGTAAATTTTGTTGGAACTGTCAGTTGCATCATCAATCTGCATCTCTCTCAAGTTTAAACCTGCAAATTGCACCACTTCTTTCCACAATCCAGCTCATTTACACAGGTTAGAAACTGAAGTCCCAGCAATGATCTGCAGGACAGTACACTCAGTGTGCATCTGGCTGCAGCCACAACCATCAAGAAGAAACCAAGATCAAGGTGACTGTCATTTAGAATCCAGGCTACCATGATTGACCAGGACGAATGTTCCATACGCAGGAGTGTGTTTGAAATGAGACTATGGCCTTATTGAATTGAGTATGATTGTACAATAAAGGGTTAATGGTTGTGTTAATCTGGCAATGATGTTAATAATGATGTAAGCGATcagggtcagatgaccaagagagCAAAAGACAGAAGTGTCCATAGAACTACATGTTTGCCAGGAAGTCTTGTAAATAGTGCCAATAAATAGTTTCCAGAAAAGCCAtattccaagtcatttatataagccAAACTTCTTCAAGACACAGATGACCTGACTTAAGTGGCTTGTCTGGACTGGTTCTGCAGACCTGCAGcaagctgactctgctgcaaGTATGTCAGGTCAAATTTGTTCTTGTATCAGAAGGCGAGAACTATTCATTATTTTATGCACAGACACATATGCAGCATTCCACCACGTGACCTTGCTTTTCCACTTGAGCAAAGGTCAGCAACATATGTTTACAGTCACTCCTCATTTGATCACTGTACATcaatcattctctccctctcaccccttaAAACCAGCtatttgaccaggcttttggtcacctgctcaAAGTCTCTCTTAGTGACCTaccatcaaattttgtttgacacaCCCGTGAattgccttggaatgttttactgctTAAGACGTTATTaaaaatgcaagctgttgctATAATGTTGCAGCATTGATAAATCATTTTTGCTGTTAACATTGGCAATTGCAACGAATTTCAACTGTGCTACTGTTTAAAAAATGTCATGAGAGCAGATTTGAtagtgtacagcacagaaacaggaccaGGCCAGTGTTAATTCTCCACATTGTGCGCGCAGAAAGGGTTAAATGGGGGAATCCTTCACATAACAGCTGAGTCTGTCCAAGCTTGCAAATGACATGCAGAAAAATAACTGCATCATAGCGAATGGCAACATGAATGTCCTGTTCCCCAATCCCTGTCACACATGCTGAAAGTGTTCAAAGTGGCACCCATTAGCATTTGGTCTTTCCCAATTTCCACTCCACAATGGCAAGCAACAGTCTATCTGACCATATGCATGGCTGGTTGGACCGCCAAAAGTAGTCAGCGCAGGATCTCAATTTGCAAATTGCCCCGGATTAGAGTGCAGATTCCCGACTGCAAAAATCAGCATCGCCCACAGGCACAAGGATAAAATGTCTTGAGTATGTACCAGGGGAGCGATGCCATTGAGCTTGCGCACCTTCTGGCCAACGTATGGGTTTTGGTGCAAGGTCATTGACCAGATCTAtttcttctctctccacagatgctgtctgacctgctgagtatttccaatattgTTTATTTCATATCTCCAGTATTTTAATTTTATCCTGAAGATATTTACAAACAGACGAACTAGGAGGAGACCACCACTCAGtcctttaagcctgctctgccattcaataagatcatggctgctcccgTCTACACACgagaacctttcaccccctccttGCTAATCAAGcatccatctccctctgccttaaaaatattctgaaGCTCCACTTCCACCAACTTTTGAGTAagcgttccaaagactctcaaacctgagagaagaaatttctcatctgtcttaaatgggcgaccccttatttttaaagtgacccctagttctagattctcccacaagggcaaacattctctccacatctaccctgtcaagacccctcaggatctcatatttCGATCAAGTCATCTCtactattcttctaaactccaatggatacaagtccagcctgtccaacttttcctcataggacaacccatccatttctggtattagtttagtaaaccttctctgaactgcttctaatgcatttataacCTTCCTAAAATGAGGCCAatgctgtgcacagtactccagatgtggtctcgctagtgccctgtataactgaagcataacctccctacttttgtactcaattcccccCTATAATAAACAATgatattctattagcttccctcattacttgctgtatctgctgaTAGACAAGCAGAAGTGCCATGGAGCTGCTCCTGGTGGATTGGAGCTTGCATTGTTCAATGGGAGCACTGGGTTGTACCTTTCTCCTGAGAGGTGGTCACAGGCAAACTATATTCTTTTGTCCACTGcagtacaggggaaagggggttaCATTCATTCAGGTGCCGAGAGAAGGCAGAGGTCCCAGGCATGCAGAAAGCAAAACCAGATCAGCAGAGAGAAGGTGAGGAAGGGCTGAAGGGGAAAATCAGTAAGCAGATATCACGACACGGCAAAGGAGGATACCACACACGAGAAAAATCTCACAAAGAGCAACTGCCTTTCATTACAGAAGCAAGAGTTATATTTACCTTCCAGGTTCCAAAATCAATTCTCTATTTCATTTGCCCAAACGGTGGCAAAGCTTATAAACAACAGCACCTCCAAATTAACAGCCAGTCTTGCAGTTCATTATCTAGCAGTTGACAGCATTAATCAGTACTTGGAGCTTTCGTGTGTCACCTTATCGAATCCCCTTCAGCAGACAAAGATAGCCCTGGAAAGCCTCCCAATCTCAAGGCCCAGGCTTTCCATAGGGATGCGAGCAGAAAACACCAAACACAGCCTCCAGACATGATTTTCTTATGGCAGCCATGTTGAAGATGTTATAAACTGTATTTCAAGCAGTAATCCACTTATCCAAGAATGTCCAAAAACATCTTCAAAAACATGAAGGATATGGCTGGTCTTGTACAGCCTGCAATTTCTGTTACAGCTTTAGAAGTAGGAAATAAGACAGACAGGTGCATCAATGCACTTATACCGAATAGATTTATCTCAAATTCATGGAAAGGACAATGATTATTTCCTGTTTCAGAAGCTAAAGCAGATCGTAATACTGGTAACTTACAAACCAGTTGGTGTTCACCTACAATGAATTGATACAAAAGGAGGGATACGAAGGCATTTCATACAAAAACATATTTACTGTCATTTAGGTCCCACAATTACAAATAATAAAGTATTCACAAAAATGCTCGGCTTGCGTCTCATATGATTCATCAAATGCAATATTCTACCAGAAAAACTAAGGACAAAAAATTCGAGGACTCAAAATGATGGCTGTGGTGTCTCTGCAACATTCTTTTCCATGTTTTCAGGAATACAGCAGTCTTCACTATACTCGCTCTAAGGCTTCCAGCATGATAATGCTATTCCCTCTGATAACCTGACAGATTGAGAAAAAAAAAAGTACATTTTAGTTttggaatgtgcaatgagaccatAAGACCAGACTTCTGCTGATCGGTGTCAGCATGGTAAATCACAAGGTTACGTTCACAGCACTACAGGAGGAACCTTTCTGCTTGGATTAGAATGGTATCTCACCGAGACAGGGACAAGAGGTGTAGGTTACATTCCTATCATCACTCAGGAAGACATATTGATCTTCTGGGTCTGCCATCTTccttccttgaactgagtgacagGAGTTCTGAAGGAGTTGGCTATTACCAATGAACAGGTTTGTCATTTGACCACTACAGGAGATGGATAAATAGTGACAATGATCCAATTGaagcagagggagatagaaaagaAACAGCCAATGGTGATTTAGAACCCATTAAAAGTCTTGTGGTGCATATACTGCCAGAGATTGTTTTCTGGAGTTGAACTGACTTGGATCAGCTCCCAAACCAGATGCCATATTGTAATTAATAAAGCGACAATGAACATGGTTCTCTATTCCAGCAGCATCACCAGAGTTCTGAAGTGCAGAAAGATACATTGCTCTTGCTGAGGTAAAAATGTACATCAAGAAATACTGAAATATATAATGGACATGGAGTTTAAATAAGGAGGATATTGTGAAGATGGTTCCAAATTTTCCTTCATAAACTTCATATTGCAAGTTCAAGATAATGAGTGGTACACTCTGTTACTGGGCATTCAGAtggttcccactgagggatagctTGACACTCAAATTGCCCATGGGGTCTCCTCCTTGGTGGCTCAATTGCAGCAGTGCCCCTTCCCAAGGAAATGTGTGTGGAAGTATTCCATGCACCGTAACTGGCTGAGAACTCTTGAATGGGAGCAATGGAGTTATTTGAGTCAGTTGTACAAGACCTTTGGGTTACTTACCACCATGCCAATGTTATTTTGCTGGCCCCCAGGTGCCATCTCGACAGATTCATCCACGACAAGATTCATGAAGGGGTCGAAGCCACGCAGAATTCCTTGCACATGTCTCCCACCATTCAGTTTGACTGAATGAGAAAACAAAGCCTCATGAGGTCGACACCAAGACGTTTCTTATCAACAGAATCCCCTATTCTCTCTCCAAGctgtgctgccctgacatctctCTACAGAATTCATTTCCAAGCAGGGTCCCACTAACAACTcacccagttccacatgctgcagttCACGAACAGAGCTGTCCTTCCAACTCAGTGTTCACCCAACTCTGCTTCAGGAACCGAATGAACAATTTGTTAACATTTATGATGTTAGCACACTTCTCCACAACCTTCAGTTTGTGGTCAAGGGCAGACTTAACATTGAACAGGAGCACTTCCCAAACAAAGATTTTTGCAGCTTTTGTTGCAGCCTGAATTGTAGAAAATAAAGACGAGGCAATTTTAGTTTCTAACTGGTCAGAAACCATACTCTCATTGCCAACCTTACAGAAGACCAGCAACAAACACGCAGCTGCTGAATGCAGCCTCTGGAATGTGTTTTAAATTCAGTCTCAAAACAGCAACACGACAGTCAACCGCTGTGAATAACAGGTTTATCATGAACCATGTAACTTCATACAGGGATGGTACAAGTTCCAAGACAAGGCATAGGAGGATAATGTTGATATTTACTCTGGTTAATAGAATAAAATGAGGGTCCATTCACGCTGACATATTCTTTATGtagttcaaaaacaaaaatacctggaaaaactcagcaagtctgacagcagctgtggagagggatacagttaacgtttcgagtctgtatgacacttcatcagaactaagacatatagaaatgagatgaaatataagctggtagaagggggtgggacaggagagctcgatagggggccagtgataggtggaggccaagaagagactgccaaagatgttatagacaaaaatacaaaggggtgttgatggtggtgatattatctaaaggatgtgctaatggggacattaagagaAGCAAGCAGGACGAGCTAGTGGCAgatgaccctagtgggggtggggtgggggggaagggatcaaaacagGCTAAAAggcggagataaaacaatagatcgaaataaatttaaaaataggagggaaaagaaaaaaatatatagttgtaaaaaaattataaattattggaaaaagggggatcagaaagggggtggggattttagagagagttcatgatctgaaattgttgaactcaatgttaagtccggaaggctgtgaagtgcccagttggaagatgaggtgctgtacctccagtttgcattgagcttcactggaacaatgcagcaggtcaagaacggacatgtgggcatgagagcagggtggagcgttgaaatggcaagtgacaggaaggtctgggtcatgcttgcggcaccttcccatgcaaccgcagaaggtgcaacacctgcccctttacttcccccctcctcaccatcaaagggtccaaacactcctttcaagtgaagcagcatttcacttgcacttccctcaatttagtctactgcatttgctgctcccaatgcggtttcctctacattggagacaccaaacacagactgggtgactgctttactgaacaccttcggtctgtccactagcatgacccagacctccctggcgtttgccatttcaacactccaccctgctctcatgc contains these protein-coding regions:
- the snrpg gene encoding small nuclear ribonucleoprotein G, encoding MSKAHPPELKKFMDKKLSLKLNGGRHVQGILRGFDPFMNLVVDESVEMAPGGQQNNIGMVVIRGNSIIMLEALERV